One window of Puniceicoccus vermicola genomic DNA carries:
- a CDS encoding alpha/beta fold hydrolase: MPAVDKPLSELLEYKSSSPKPADFDAYWSRALADLAAVSPNLEWVDSDFKVSYANCRSLYFSGVGGARIHAKVAAPNPLPKTPSPAIVMFHGYTGSSPDWMTMLPYVAAGFTVLGLDCRGQGGRSEDTVPTIGNTLHGHIIKGLDDHEDKLYYRNVYLDTVQLTHIAIDLEWVDAERVGCMGGSQGGALAIACAALEPRIKRTSSHFPFLSDFKRVWTMGMDQNAYAGLRDYFRRFDPLHEKEEEIFEKLGYIDICNLAPRIRGEVRMALTLLDNICPPSTQFAVYNAITSKKHKAVYSDFGHENLPGAPEANFQFMLQL, from the coding sequence ATGCCTGCAGTTGATAAGCCACTCTCTGAATTACTTGAATATAAGTCCAGCAGCCCAAAGCCAGCTGACTTTGACGCCTACTGGTCGCGAGCCTTGGCAGATTTAGCTGCGGTTTCGCCGAATCTTGAATGGGTCGATTCCGATTTTAAAGTATCCTACGCCAACTGCCGTTCACTCTATTTTTCAGGAGTGGGCGGCGCGAGGATCCATGCTAAAGTCGCCGCTCCGAATCCTTTACCGAAAACGCCATCGCCAGCGATTGTCATGTTTCACGGTTACACCGGTTCCTCGCCGGACTGGATGACCATGCTCCCATATGTCGCTGCTGGCTTCACTGTGTTGGGCTTGGATTGTCGTGGGCAGGGAGGGCGTTCCGAAGACACGGTTCCGACTATTGGAAATACGCTCCATGGCCATATTATCAAGGGACTGGATGATCATGAGGATAAACTCTATTATCGGAATGTTTATCTGGATACAGTTCAGTTAACTCATATTGCCATCGACTTGGAATGGGTCGATGCGGAGCGAGTCGGTTGCATGGGGGGCAGTCAGGGCGGGGCGCTGGCCATCGCCTGTGCTGCACTTGAACCGCGTATCAAGCGCACGAGTTCTCACTTCCCCTTTCTTTCCGATTTTAAGCGGGTTTGGACCATGGGAATGGACCAGAATGCTTATGCGGGGCTGCGGGATTATTTTCGTCGTTTTGACCCTTTGCATGAAAAGGAAGAGGAAATTTTTGAAAAACTGGGCTACATCGACATCTGTAATCTAGCGCCACGTATCCGTGGCGAGGTCCGGATGGCTCTGACCCTGCTGGATAATATCTGTCCACCCTCGACTCAATTTGCCGTTTATAATGCCATCACTTCAAAGAAGCACAAAGCGGTTTATTCGGATTTCGGTCACGAGAATTTGCCCGGGGCTCCTGAGGCGAATTTTCAATTCATGCTTCAACTTTAA